A single region of the Massilia sp. erpn genome encodes:
- a CDS encoding monovalent cation:proton antiporter family protein: protein MFSPLELTLLLLGSAVLGVVAFRMLHLPPMLGYLAVGILIGPHALGLAEESPATHALAEFGVVFLMFSIGLEFSLPKLMAMRSIVFGLGMAQVGLTIVSTMAFGWLVSMVLPAYLQISWQAAFALGGALAMSSTAIVSKMLTERLELESDHGRKIIGILLFQDLAVVPLLILIPSLAQNPENLAATLGWASLKAVIVLVLLLFIGQKLMRSWFTIVVKRRSQELFMLNLLLVTLGAAWITERAGLSMALGAFVAGMLISETEYRHQVEEDIKPFRDVLLGLFFITVGMLLNFRVVMQNWWLVLILLAGPVLLKFALIAGLAKLFGSSDGTAMRTGLALAQAGEFGFVLLNVAGGVQLMDGALIQVVLASMVLSMLAAPFLIEQSDRVVLKFSSNEWMMQSLNLTKIAARSMATQQHVIVAGFGRSGQSLATLLTEEKIDYHALDLDPERVQEAQAAGANVSYGDAARRESLVAAGVTRAAALVITYASTPSALRVLHLVQELAPNLPVIVRSHDDTDLDRLKAAGAAEVVPELMEGSLMLASHALVMLGVPLRRVVHRVQVAREERYASLRGYFHGASDSGEEADLVRLHSVALAENASCVGKALCDVQVQGTGAEVASIRRGRLPLDVTPDTVLEAGDVVVLRGGAEEVARAETQLLI, encoded by the coding sequence ATGTTCTCTCCCCTTGAACTGACCCTGCTGCTGCTCGGCAGCGCCGTCCTGGGCGTGGTGGCATTTCGCATGCTGCACCTGCCGCCCATGCTCGGTTATCTGGCGGTGGGCATCCTGATCGGCCCCCACGCCCTCGGCCTGGCCGAGGAAAGCCCCGCCACCCACGCCCTGGCCGAATTCGGCGTGGTGTTCCTGATGTTTTCCATCGGCCTCGAATTCTCCCTGCCCAAGCTGATGGCCATGCGCAGCATCGTGTTCGGCCTGGGCATGGCCCAGGTCGGGCTGACCATCGTCTCCACCATGGCCTTCGGCTGGCTGGTGTCCATGGTGCTGCCGGCCTATCTGCAAATCAGCTGGCAGGCCGCCTTCGCGCTGGGCGGCGCGCTGGCCATGTCCTCCACCGCCATCGTCTCCAAGATGCTGACCGAGCGGCTGGAGCTGGAAAGCGACCATGGACGCAAGATCATCGGCATCCTGCTGTTCCAGGACCTGGCCGTGGTGCCGCTGCTGATCCTGATCCCCTCCCTCGCGCAAAATCCCGAGAACCTGGCCGCCACCCTGGGCTGGGCCAGCCTGAAAGCCGTGATCGTGCTGGTGCTGCTGCTGTTCATCGGCCAGAAGCTGATGCGCAGCTGGTTCACCATCGTCGTCAAGCGCCGCTCGCAGGAACTGTTCATGCTCAATCTGCTGCTGGTGACGCTGGGCGCGGCCTGGATCACCGAGCGCGCCGGCCTGTCCATGGCGCTGGGCGCCTTCGTGGCGGGCATGCTGATTTCGGAAACCGAATACCGCCACCAGGTGGAAGAAGACATCAAGCCTTTCCGCGACGTGCTGCTGGGGCTTTTCTTCATCACCGTCGGCATGCTGCTCAACTTCCGCGTGGTGATGCAGAACTGGTGGCTGGTGCTGATCCTGCTGGCCGGCCCGGTGCTGCTGAAATTCGCCCTGATCGCCGGCCTGGCCAAGCTGTTCGGCTCCTCCGACGGCACCGCCATGCGCACCGGCCTGGCGCTGGCCCAGGCCGGCGAATTCGGCTTTGTGCTGCTGAATGTGGCGGGCGGCGTGCAGTTGATGGACGGCGCCCTGATCCAGGTGGTGCTGGCCTCGATGGTGCTGTCCATGCTGGCCGCCCCCTTCCTGATCGAACAGTCCGACCGGGTGGTGCTGAAATTCTCCAGCAACGAGTGGATGATGCAGTCGCTGAACCTGACCAAGATCGCAGCACGCAGCATGGCCACACAGCAGCATGTGATCGTGGCCGGATTCGGCCGCAGCGGGCAAAGCCTGGCGACCCTGCTGACCGAAGAGAAGATCGATTACCACGCGCTCGACCTGGACCCGGAACGGGTGCAGGAGGCGCAGGCGGCTGGTGCCAATGTGTCCTATGGCGATGCAGCGCGGCGCGAAAGCCTGGTGGCGGCCGGCGTGACGCGCGCCGCCGCCCTGGTCATCACCTACGCCAGTACGCCGTCGGCGCTGCGGGTGCTGCATCTGGTGCAGGAACTGGCGCCGAACCTGCCGGTGATTGTGCGCAGCCATGACGATACGGACCTGGACCGCCTGAAAGCTGCCGGCGCGGCCGAAGTGGTGCCGGAGCTGATGGAGGGCAGCCTGATGCTGGCCTCGCACGCGCTGGTGATGCTGGGCGTGCCGCTGCGGCGCGTGGTGCACCGGGTGCAGGTGGCGCGCGAAGAGCGCTACGCCTCGCTGCGCGGCTACTTCCACGGCGCCAGCGACAGCGGCGAGGAGGCCGACCTGGTGCGCCTGCATTCGGTGGCGCTGGCGGAGAACGCCTCCTGCGTGGGCAAGGCCTTGTGCGACGTGCAGGTGCAGGGAACCGGGGCCGAAGTGGCCAGCATCCGGCGCGGCAGGCTGCCGCTGGACGTGACGCCGGACACGGTGCTGGAGGCGGGCGATGTGGTGGTGCTGCGCGGCGGCGCCGAGGAAGTGGCCCGCGCCGAAACCCAGCTGCTGATTTAA
- a CDS encoding NYN domain-containing protein, producing MASSNDNVSMALFCDFENVALGVRDANYEKFDIKPVLERLLLKGSIVVKKAYCDWDRYKGFKGPMHEANFELIEIPHVRLSGKNSADIRMVVDALDLCYTKAHVNTFVIISGDSDFSPLVSKLRENAKKVIGVGVKDSTSDLLVANCDEFIFYDDLVRESRRAAKRDSRDTPQPKRTAEEEKRRREEMDKRRSQAVDIAYATFDALVAERGDSGKIWASVLKEAIKRRKPDFSESYYGFRTFGNLLEEMKARGLLEFGRDEKSGAYVYRGSGPVQAVVAESADGEAAQPQAAQQAPSQQDGDRNEQRRGRGNRGGRNRRGGEQHEAVQPNAEAEVIDTEAQAPASVWPETPAPQREEAALVVEAADSVPAEAPAEEAPAPEAEAKPAKAAKRAPAARKTAVKKPARTSKAAKAAELAAEGTAPVVAETQPEAVVAAVAVPVAEAAAGEGAISDAAADDKQSAAAKRVPKPGTHKAPARSRLPRKPKPKAEA from the coding sequence ATGGCTTCATCCAACGATAACGTCAGCATGGCGCTGTTCTGCGACTTTGAAAACGTCGCCCTTGGCGTGCGCGACGCCAACTACGAAAAATTCGACATCAAGCCAGTGCTGGAGCGCCTGCTGCTGAAGGGCAGCATCGTGGTCAAGAAGGCGTATTGCGACTGGGACCGCTACAAGGGCTTCAAAGGGCCTATGCACGAGGCGAATTTCGAACTGATCGAGATTCCCCACGTGCGCCTGTCCGGCAAGAACTCGGCCGATATCCGCATGGTGGTCGATGCGCTGGACCTGTGCTACACCAAGGCCCATGTCAACACCTTCGTCATCATTTCCGGTGACTCCGACTTCTCGCCCCTGGTTTCCAAGCTGCGCGAAAACGCCAAGAAGGTGATTGGCGTGGGTGTGAAGGATTCCACCTCGGACCTGCTGGTCGCCAACTGCGACGAATTCATTTTCTACGACGACCTGGTGCGTGAAAGCCGCCGTGCCGCCAAGCGCGATTCGCGCGACACTCCGCAGCCTAAGCGCACGGCCGAAGAGGAGAAGCGCCGCCGCGAGGAAATGGACAAGCGCCGCAGCCAGGCGGTGGATATCGCGTACGCCACCTTCGACGCCCTGGTGGCCGAGCGCGGTGACAGCGGCAAGATCTGGGCTTCGGTGCTGAAAGAAGCGATCAAGCGCCGCAAGCCGGACTTCAGCGAGTCCTATTACGGCTTCCGCACCTTCGGCAATCTGCTGGAGGAGATGAAAGCGCGCGGCCTGCTGGAATTCGGTCGTGATGAAAAATCCGGCGCTTACGTGTATCGCGGCAGCGGCCCGGTGCAGGCCGTGGTTGCCGAGAGCGCGGACGGCGAAGCCGCCCAGCCGCAGGCCGCGCAGCAGGCGCCGTCGCAGCAGGATGGCGACCGCAACGAGCAGCGCCGTGGACGCGGCAACCGCGGTGGCCGCAACCGCCGTGGCGGCGAGCAGCACGAAGCCGTGCAGCCGAACGCCGAGGCGGAAGTGATCGACACCGAAGCCCAGGCTCCGGCCAGCGTCTGGCCAGAAACGCCGGCGCCGCAGCGGGAAGAGGCGGCCCTGGTGGTGGAAGCGGCCGACAGCGTGCCAGCCGAAGCGCCTGCCGAAGAAGCGCCTGCACCGGAAGCGGAAGCCAAGCCTGCCAAGGCTGCCAAGCGCGCGCCTGCCGCGCGCAAGACCGCCGTCAAAAAGCCAGCCCGTACCAGTAAAGCCGCCAAGGCAGCCGAGCTGGCAGCGGAAGGTACGGCGCCAGTTGTCGCCGAGACGCAGCCGGAAGCCGTTGTGGCAGCCGTGGCGGTTCCGGTGGCCGAAGCGGCGGCTGGAGAGGGTGCCATCAGCGACGCCGCGGCCGACGACAAGCAGTCCGCTGCCGCCAAGCGCGTGCCGAAGCCCGGCACGCACAAAGCCCCGGCGCGCAGCCGCCTGCCGCGCAAACCTAAGCCCAAAGCCGAAGCCTGA
- a CDS encoding HAD family hydrolase yields the protein MSGIENQDVLQRAAKIKLMIFDVDGVLTDGSLHYGAEGELMKTFNVHDGLGIKFLQQAGVLTAIISARRSPQVTARAKDLGIEFVHQGGHDKLTPFMELLAKTGLTAEQVGFIGDDVVDLPILSRVGLAIGVPNGRPEVLQRVHHVTAASGGRGAVREASELLLRAQGSYEQVLAQFLV from the coding sequence ATGAGCGGCATCGAGAACCAGGACGTGCTGCAGCGCGCCGCCAAAATCAAGCTGATGATCTTCGACGTCGACGGCGTGCTGACCGATGGCAGCCTGCATTACGGCGCCGAGGGCGAGTTGATGAAGACCTTCAATGTGCACGATGGCCTGGGCATCAAATTCCTGCAGCAGGCCGGCGTGCTGACGGCCATCATCAGCGCGCGCCGTTCGCCGCAGGTGACGGCCCGCGCCAAGGATCTGGGCATCGAATTCGTGCACCAGGGCGGCCATGACAAGCTGACGCCCTTCATGGAGCTGCTGGCCAAGACCGGCCTGACCGCCGAGCAGGTCGGCTTCATCGGCGACGATGTGGTGGACCTGCCGATCCTGAGCCGCGTTGGTCTGGCCATCGGCGTGCCGAACGGCCGTCCCGAGGTGCTGCAGCGCGTGCACCATGTGACCGCCGCCAGCGGTGGCCGCGGCGCCGTGCGCGAAGCCAGCGAACTGCTGCTGCGCGCCCAGGGCAGCTACGAGCAGGTTCTGGCCCAGTTCCTGGTCTGA
- a CDS encoding diguanylate cyclase → MRQQVTGIQPPQADLAAENQALRARLAYLLEQAERNHSIMTRHQAFDLEIVGASNFPELVGTIFRTLPVISELESVTLTLIDEDADIHTVMEKLGVDFAQFPDLLFAESIDELGFELEPRNIAALAPRPLLCMYEAARHARHFPQAPQGLQSIALVPLLRNKRIIGSLNLGSVDPTRFTPSLGTDFIEHMASIIAICLENVISNEMLKYIGLTDSLTGVYNRRYIDRRLLEEIARARRQNYQISFMYIDIDHFKRVNDTVGHQGGDDVLREVAARIKAELRLSDALARFGGEEFVVLLIDADLDSAAFVAERIRAGVAASLIELSQGLQVSITASIGVASLGQPEQDRPAEQVALELIAHADEALYQAKESGRNRVIRYQPH, encoded by the coding sequence ATGAGGCAGCAAGTTACGGGCATACAGCCCCCGCAAGCCGACCTGGCGGCAGAGAACCAGGCCTTGCGCGCGCGCCTGGCCTATCTGCTGGAGCAGGCCGAGCGCAATCACTCCATCATGACGCGCCACCAGGCTTTCGATCTGGAGATCGTCGGCGCCTCCAATTTCCCCGAGCTGGTGGGCACCATCTTCCGCACCCTGCCCGTGATCTCGGAGCTGGAAAGCGTGACCCTGACCCTGATCGACGAGGATGCCGACATCCACACCGTGATGGAAAAGCTGGGCGTGGACTTTGCCCAGTTCCCCGATCTGCTGTTCGCTGAAAGCATCGACGAATTGGGTTTCGAGCTGGAGCCCCGCAATATTGCCGCCCTGGCACCGCGCCCCCTGCTGTGCATGTACGAAGCGGCCCGCCACGCGCGCCACTTCCCGCAGGCACCGCAAGGCCTGCAGAGCATCGCCCTGGTGCCGCTGCTGCGCAATAAACGCATCATCGGCAGCCTGAATCTGGGCAGTGTCGACCCGACCCGCTTCACGCCCAGCCTGGGCACCGACTTTATCGAGCATATGGCGTCCATCATCGCCATCTGCCTGGAAAACGTGATCAGCAACGAGATGCTGAAGTACATTGGCCTGACCGACTCGCTGACCGGCGTCTACAACCGCCGCTACATCGACCGCCGCCTGCTGGAAGAGATCGCGCGCGCGCGTCGCCAGAACTACCAGATCTCCTTCATGTACATCGACATCGACCACTTCAAGCGCGTCAACGACACCGTTGGCCACCAGGGTGGCGACGACGTGTTGCGCGAAGTGGCGGCTCGCATCAAGGCCGAGCTGCGCCTGTCGGATGCGCTGGCCCGCTTCGGCGGCGAGGAATTCGTGGTGCTGCTGATCGATGCCGATCTGGATAGCGCGGCCTTCGTGGCTGAGCGCATCCGCGCCGGCGTGGCCGCCAGCCTGATCGAACTATCGCAAGGTTTGCAGGTGTCGATTACCGCTTCGATCGGCGTGGCCAGCCTGGGCCAGCCGGAGCAGGACCGTCCGGCCGAACAGGTGGCGCTGGAACTGATCGCCCACGCCGACGAAGCGCTGTACCAGGCCAAGGAAAGCGGCCGTAACCGCGTGATCCGCTACCAGCCGCATTAA
- a CDS encoding RNA polymerase factor sigma-54 encodes MKQSLQLRTSQHLALTPQLQQSIRLLQLSTLELHQELEQLLTDNPLLERLDDPLDRSVRLLADGAISPTSTPGDAPPDNAAPADAPAPAAEAEPAYEGGEGESVAEADGDWGDTGRGKAPEDDDARPQLEAHHCSLREHLLEQMRVTLQEPRDRALMELIADALDDNGYLDESLEEIHARLPLELDVELEELQTSLTLLQSFDPAGVGARSAAECLALQIRRLPGVPLVTRRMALCIVEKHLAWFAQREFTKLKKALDCDDEDLREAQAVIRQCNPHPGAAFAADVSDYVVPDVVVKKGRNGWIVMLNNDVMPRLRVNSLYASLLRQGKGESQMSAQLQEAKWLIKNMRQRFDTILRVAQAIVERQKNFFSHGAVAMRPLVLREIADTLGLHESTISRVTTQKYMLTPHGMFELKYFFGSHVATEAGGEASSTAIRALIVQLTGAEDPKNPLSDSKIADMLGEQGMVIARRTVAKYREALKIPPVSLRKSL; translated from the coding sequence ATGAAACAGTCTTTGCAACTGCGCACCTCGCAACACCTCGCGTTGACGCCGCAGTTGCAGCAGTCCATCCGTCTGCTGCAACTGTCCACGCTGGAACTGCATCAGGAACTGGAACAGCTGCTGACTGATAATCCCCTGCTGGAGCGTCTCGACGATCCGCTCGACCGCTCCGTGCGCCTGCTGGCCGATGGCGCCATCAGTCCGACCTCCACACCCGGCGATGCGCCGCCGGACAATGCCGCGCCGGCCGATGCGCCCGCGCCGGCCGCCGAGGCCGAACCCGCCTATGAAGGCGGCGAAGGCGAGAGCGTGGCCGAAGCCGATGGCGACTGGGGCGACACGGGCCGCGGCAAGGCGCCCGAAGACGACGACGCCCGTCCCCAGCTGGAAGCCCACCACTGCAGCCTGCGCGAGCATTTGCTGGAGCAGATGCGCGTCACCCTGCAGGAGCCGCGCGACCGCGCCTTGATGGAACTGATCGCCGATGCGCTGGACGACAACGGTTATCTGGACGAGAGCCTGGAGGAAATCCACGCGCGCCTGCCGCTGGAACTCGATGTGGAGCTGGAAGAGCTGCAAACTTCGCTCACCCTGCTGCAAAGCTTCGATCCGGCCGGCGTCGGCGCGCGCAGCGCCGCCGAATGCCTGGCGCTGCAAATCCGCCGCCTGCCCGGCGTGCCTTTGGTGACGCGGCGCATGGCTTTATGCATCGTCGAAAAGCACCTGGCCTGGTTTGCCCAGCGCGAATTCACCAAGCTGAAAAAAGCCCTCGACTGCGACGACGAAGACCTGCGCGAAGCGCAGGCCGTGATCCGCCAATGCAATCCGCATCCCGGCGCCGCCTTCGCTGCCGACGTGTCGGACTACGTGGTGCCGGACGTGGTGGTGAAGAAGGGCCGCAATGGCTGGATCGTGATGCTGAATAACGATGTGATGCCGCGCCTGCGCGTGAACTCCCTGTACGCCAGCCTGCTGCGCCAGGGGAAAGGCGAATCGCAGATGAGCGCCCAGCTGCAGGAGGCGAAGTGGCTGATCAAGAATATGCGCCAGCGCTTTGACACAATTTTGCGCGTGGCGCAGGCCATCGTGGAGCGTCAAAAGAATTTCTTCTCGCACGGCGCCGTGGCCATGAGACCCCTTGTGTTGCGTGAAATTGCTGATACACTGGGACTACACGAGAGCACTATTTCTCGCGTAACAACTCAGAAATATATGCTCACCCCCCATGGCATGTTTGAGTTGAAATATTTTTTTGGCAGCCATGTCGCGACGGAAGCGGGGGGCGAAGCTTCTTCCACGGCGATACGGGCGCTGATTGTGCAATTGACAGGAGCAGAAGACCCGAAAAATCCTTTATCCGACAGTAAGATTGCGGACATGCTGGGAGAACAAGGCATGGTAATTGCGCGACGCACTGTTGCCAAATATCGAGAAGCATTGAAGATCCCGCCAGTCAGCCTCCGCAAGTCTTTGTAG
- a CDS encoding MOSC domain-containing protein: protein MAILSEITLYPIKSCAGIVLHEATLTRSGLMTEQVYDREWVVVDENGIFLTQRDHPRMALIVPRLKSETLELRAPGMLQLEIELGLPDPERAPTLEVQVWDDRVLAYDCDATTAAWFSSFLGIPCRLARFHAKAERLTSGKWTAGTRHPTMFADGYPLLIAGAASLEDLNGRLRAAGREAIPMNRFRPNLVVAGMEAYEEDYVDTFQLGPIVLQPVKPCSRCPIPSVDQNKGEFGPDPLDMMVGYRAKEVVDGALCFGMNSVVLEGDGERLRVGQEIGVTLAF, encoded by the coding sequence ATGGCAATCCTCAGCGAAATCACCCTCTACCCCATCAAATCCTGCGCCGGCATCGTTCTGCACGAAGCCACGCTGACCCGTTCCGGCCTGATGACGGAACAGGTGTATGACCGCGAGTGGGTGGTGGTCGATGAAAACGGCATATTCCTGACCCAGCGCGATCATCCGCGCATGGCCCTGATCGTGCCGCGCCTGAAAAGCGAAACCCTGGAACTGCGCGCGCCCGGCATGCTGCAGCTGGAAATCGAATTGGGCTTGCCCGATCCGGAACGGGCGCCCACCCTGGAAGTCCAGGTCTGGGACGACCGCGTGCTGGCCTACGACTGCGACGCCACCACGGCCGCCTGGTTCAGCAGCTTCCTCGGCATTCCCTGCCGCCTGGCGCGCTTCCACGCGAAGGCCGAGCGCCTGACCAGCGGCAAATGGACCGCCGGCACCCGCCATCCCACCATGTTCGCCGACGGCTATCCCTTGCTGATCGCCGGCGCCGCCTCGCTGGAGGATTTGAACGGCCGCCTGCGCGCCGCCGGCCGCGAAGCCATTCCCATGAACCGCTTCCGTCCCAACCTGGTGGTGGCGGGCATGGAGGCGTATGAGGAAGACTATGTGGACACTTTCCAGCTTGGCCCTATCGTGCTGCAGCCGGTCAAACCCTGCTCGCGCTGCCCGATTCCATCGGTGGACCAGAACAAGGGCGAATTCGGTCCCGACCCGCTGGACATGATGGTGGGCTATCGTGCCAAGGAAGTGGTGGACGGTGCGCTATGCTTCGGCATGAATAGTGTGGTGCTGGAAGGCGATGGCGAACGTTTGCGCGTCGGTCAGGAAATCGGGGTTACACTGGCGTTCTGA
- the lptA gene encoding lipopolysaccharide transport periplasmic protein LptA, with product MKKFLLTAAILLGMAGMSQAEKADSYKPMEINYDNLDVDDVKQIKIATGNVVITRGTLRMHAEKAVVRQDPEGYQFVTLTGAGGKAATFRQKRDGAGDQWIEGEAERIEYSEKVELVKLFTKAKIKRLEGSKPSDEVQGEFISYDSRKEFFTVKNSETGESKPGGGRGTMVIQPTRTEPPAATPAAPATTPNTGK from the coding sequence ATGAAAAAATTTCTGCTGACGGCCGCCATCCTGCTTGGCATGGCCGGCATGAGCCAGGCCGAGAAAGCCGACTCTTACAAGCCGATGGAAATCAACTACGACAATCTGGACGTGGATGATGTGAAACAGATCAAGATCGCCACCGGCAACGTGGTCATCACGCGCGGCACCCTGCGCATGCACGCCGAAAAAGCCGTGGTGCGCCAGGATCCCGAGGGCTACCAGTTCGTGACCCTGACCGGCGCCGGCGGCAAGGCCGCCACCTTCCGCCAGAAGCGCGATGGCGCCGGCGACCAGTGGATCGAAGGCGAGGCCGAACGCATCGAATACAGCGAGAAGGTCGAGCTGGTGAAGCTGTTCACCAAGGCCAAGATCAAGCGCCTGGAAGGCAGCAAACCTAGCGACGAAGTGCAGGGCGAGTTCATCTCCTACGACAGCCGCAAGGAATTCTTCACCGTGAAGAACAGCGAAACCGGCGAATCCAAGCCGGGCGGCGGCCGCGGCACCATGGTGATCCAGCCGACCCGCACCGAGCCGCCGGCGGCAACGCCGGCCGCGCCGGCCACCACGCCGAACACGGGGAAATAA
- a CDS encoding SIS domain-containing protein — protein MLKAFDANTAKRALELAREALQIETDALSALHARLASDESVGQAVSLLLNCKGRVVVSGIGKSGHIGRKIAATLASTGTPALFVHPAEAAHGDLGMVTSDDAFIAISYSGESSELMAILPVVKRMGGVVISMTGKPESSLAQLADVHLDVSVAKEACPLNLAPTASTTVTLALGDAIAVALLDLRGFKEEDFARSHPGGALGRRLLTHVRDIMRSGDAIPAVGLDTVLPDALLEITQKGMGMTAVVDADGRPAGVFTDGDLRRMIDKVQDFSKVVMRDVMHANPRSIGPDQLAVDAVAVMEQFRINQMLVVDAAGKLVGALHIHDLTRAKVI, from the coding sequence ATGCTGAAAGCTTTTGATGCAAACACCGCCAAGCGTGCCCTGGAACTGGCGCGCGAAGCCCTGCAAATCGAGACCGACGCCCTCTCCGCGCTGCATGCCCGCCTGGCCAGCGACGAGAGCGTGGGCCAGGCCGTGTCGCTGTTGCTAAATTGCAAGGGCCGGGTTGTGGTGTCCGGCATCGGCAAATCCGGCCATATTGGCCGCAAGATCGCCGCCACCCTGGCGTCCACCGGTACCCCGGCCCTGTTTGTGCACCCGGCCGAAGCCGCCCATGGCGACTTGGGCATGGTCACCTCCGACGATGCCTTTATTGCCATTTCCTACTCCGGCGAAAGCTCGGAGCTGATGGCCATCCTGCCCGTGGTGAAGCGCATGGGCGGCGTGGTGATTTCCATGACCGGCAAGCCCGAATCGAGCCTGGCGCAACTGGCCGACGTGCATCTGGACGTTTCCGTCGCCAAGGAGGCCTGTCCGCTGAACCTGGCGCCCACCGCCAGCACCACCGTCACGCTGGCCCTGGGCGATGCGATTGCCGTCGCCCTGCTCGACCTGCGCGGCTTCAAGGAAGAAGATTTCGCCCGTTCCCACCCCGGTGGCGCGCTGGGCCGCCGCCTGCTGACCCATGTGCGCGACATCATGCGCAGCGGCGACGCCATCCCGGCCGTGGGCCTGGATACGGTGCTGCCCGACGCCCTGCTGGAAATCACCCAGAAAGGCATGGGCATGACCGCCGTGGTCGATGCCGACGGCCGTCCGGCCGGCGTCTTCACCGACGGCGACCTGCGCCGCATGATCGACAAGGTGCAGGACTTCAGCAAGGTGGTGATGCGCGATGTGATGCACGCCAACCCGCGCAGCATCGGACCCGACCAGCTGGCGGTCGATGCCGTCGCCGTGATGGAGCAGTTCCGCATCAACCAGATGCTGGTGGTGGACGCCGCCGGCAAGCTGGTGGGCGCCCTGCACATCCATGACCTGACCCGCGCCAAGGTGATCTGA
- the lptC gene encoding LPS export ABC transporter periplasmic protein LptC, translated as MRQRTAHRFRLSIVMVAMLFLAFGSFWLLQLMNQAGDQIQASQRQNEPDYIVEEFSFVRMSKDGRPNYIISGDKLTHRPVDDSSEIDKPLVRSLSSKEQPPMDMRAQHARVDDNNSRVVLTKDVQIDRAAAAKGQPFQLRTEALTIYPDEDRMETDQPVQIRQGEARASGSGLRGNNATRELTLKGRGTLVLPPKQH; from the coding sequence ATGCGCCAGCGTACCGCCCACCGCTTCCGCCTGTCCATTGTGATGGTGGCCATGCTCTTCCTCGCCTTCGGCAGCTTCTGGCTGTTGCAGCTGATGAACCAGGCCGGCGACCAGATCCAGGCCAGCCAGCGCCAGAACGAGCCGGACTACATCGTGGAGGAGTTCAGCTTTGTCCGCATGAGCAAGGATGGACGCCCCAACTACATCATCTCCGGCGACAAGCTGACCCACCGTCCGGTCGACGACTCTTCCGAGATCGACAAGCCGCTGGTGCGCAGCTTGAGCAGCAAAGAGCAGCCGCCGATGGACATGCGCGCCCAGCACGCGCGCGTGGACGACAATAACAGCCGCGTCGTGCTGACCAAGGACGTGCAGATCGACCGCGCGGCCGCGGCCAAGGGCCAGCCTTTCCAGCTGCGCACCGAGGCGCTGACCATTTACCCGGACGAGGACCGCATGGAAACCGACCAGCCGGTGCAGATCCGCCAGGGCGAAGCCCGTGCCAGCGGCAGCGGTCTGCGCGGCAATAACGCGACCCGCGAGCTGACGCTGAAAGGCCGCGGCACGCTGGTGCTGCCGCCTAAGCAGCACTAA
- the lptB gene encoding LPS export ABC transporter ATP-binding protein codes for MQAQCKGNTLVVRGLQKSYGKRQVVHDVSLQVDCGEVVGLLGPNGAGKTTSFYMIVGLVASDAGSIDIGGTDVSSLPIHRRASLGLSYLPQEASVFRKLTVEENIRAVLEIQKVDGKPLAKAEIDARLEKLLADLQIEKLRENQALSLSGGERRRVEIARALATNPRFVLLDEPFAGVDPIAVIEIQRIVRFLKERNIGVLITDHNVRETLGICDRAYIINQGSVLASGRPDDIIADESVRRVYLGEHFRM; via the coding sequence ATGCAGGCTCAATGCAAGGGCAATACCCTGGTCGTGCGCGGCCTGCAAAAAAGCTATGGCAAGCGCCAGGTCGTGCATGATGTGTCGCTGCAGGTCGACTGCGGCGAAGTGGTCGGCTTGCTGGGGCCAAACGGCGCCGGCAAGACCACCTCCTTCTACATGATCGTGGGCTTGGTGGCCTCGGACGCGGGCAGCATCGACATCGGCGGCACCGATGTATCGAGCCTGCCGATCCACCGCCGCGCCTCGCTTGGCCTGTCCTATCTGCCGCAGGAAGCGTCGGTATTCCGCAAGCTGACGGTGGAAGAGAATATCCGCGCCGTGCTGGAAATCCAGAAGGTGGACGGCAAGCCGCTGGCCAAGGCGGAAATCGACGCGCGCCTGGAAAAGCTGCTGGCCGACCTGCAGATCGAGAAGCTGCGCGAGAACCAGGCCTTGTCGCTGTCGGGCGGCGAGCGGCGCCGCGTGGAGATCGCGCGCGCCCTGGCCACCAATCCGCGCTTCGTGCTGCTGGACGAACCGTTTGCCGGCGTCGACCCGATCGCTGTGATCGAAATCCAGCGCATCGTGCGTTTCCTGAAGGAGCGCAATATCGGCGTGCTGATTACCGACCATAATGTGCGTGAGACGCTGGGCATTTGTGATCGTGCCTACATCATTAACCAAGGCTCTGTGCTGGCCTCCGGCCGTCCGGACGACATCATCGCCGACGAATCGGTACGCCGCGTTTATCTGGGCGAACACTTCCGCATGTAA